A genomic region of Halomonas aestuarii contains the following coding sequences:
- the dapC gene encoding succinyldiaminopimelate transaminase, translating to MNPDLDALKPYPFEKLAALRAGVTPPAGVTSIPLTIGEPQHAPYAAALETLHAHRQAFARYPATAGLPELRGAIADWATRRFGLEGLDADHQVLPVNGTREAIFAFVQAALDRTRPARVAMPNPFYQIYEGATLLAGGQPLYLDCGAETDFRPDIEAVPAETWRDVQLVFLCSPGNPTGAVTPLAEFERLIALADEFDFIIASDECYSELYLDEAAPPPGLLEACARLGRHDYRRCLVFHSLSKRSNLPGLRSGFVAGDADLIAPFRRYRTYHGCAMSLPLQHASITAWNDEAHVRANRDAYRETFAAVTEILAPVMDFPAPEAGFYLWPAVPGGDDEAFTRALYAEEHVGVLPGSYMGRPGRHGVNPGAGRLRLALVAEVAATAEAARRIRRFIERSTRC from the coding sequence ATGAACCCCGATCTCGACGCCCTCAAGCCCTATCCCTTCGAGAAGCTCGCGGCCCTCAGGGCCGGCGTGACGCCGCCCGCGGGCGTGACCTCCATCCCGCTGACCATTGGCGAGCCCCAGCACGCGCCCTACGCCGCCGCGCTCGAGACGCTGCATGCCCACCGGCAGGCCTTCGCCCGCTACCCGGCCACCGCCGGACTCCCCGAGCTGCGTGGCGCCATCGCCGACTGGGCGACCCGGCGCTTCGGGCTCGAGGGCCTCGACGCCGATCACCAGGTGCTGCCGGTCAACGGCACCCGGGAGGCGATCTTCGCCTTCGTGCAGGCGGCGCTGGACCGCACGCGCCCCGCCCGGGTGGCCATGCCCAACCCGTTCTACCAGATCTACGAGGGGGCGACCCTGCTGGCCGGCGGCCAGCCGCTCTACCTGGACTGCGGCGCCGAGACGGACTTCCGCCCGGATATTGAGGCGGTGCCGGCCGAGACCTGGCGCGACGTCCAGCTGGTGTTCCTCTGCTCGCCGGGCAACCCGACCGGCGCGGTGACGCCGCTGGCGGAGTTCGAGCGGCTGATCGCACTGGCCGACGAGTTCGATTTCATCATCGCCTCGGACGAGTGCTATTCCGAGCTCTACCTGGACGAGGCGGCACCGCCCCCGGGGCTGCTCGAGGCCTGTGCGCGCCTGGGCCGCCACGACTACCGGCGCTGCCTGGTGTTCCACTCGCTATCAAAGCGCTCCAACCTGCCGGGGCTGCGCTCGGGCTTCGTGGCCGGCGATGCCGACCTGATCGCCCCCTTCCGGCGCTACCGCACCTACCACGGCTGCGCCATGTCGCTGCCGCTGCAGCACGCCTCGATCACCGCCTGGAACGACGAGGCCCACGTGCGCGCCAACCGCGACGCCTACCGGGAGACGTTCGCCGCGGTCACCGAGATCCTCGCCCCGGTGATGGACTTCCCTGCCCCCGAGGCCGGCTTCTACCTGTGGCCCGCGGTGCCCGGCGGCGACGACGAGGCCTTCACCCGCGCCCTCTACGCCGAGGAGCACGTCGGGGTGCTGCCCGGCAGCTACATGGGGCGCCCGGGACGCCACGGCGTGAACCCCGGCGCCGGGCGCCTGCGCCTCGCCCTGGTGGCCGAGGTGGCGGCTACCGCCGAGGCCGCGCGACGGATCCGCCGCTTCATCGAGAGGAGCACACGATGCTGA
- a CDS encoding [protein-PII] uridylyltransferase, giving the protein MLLHHYCFVPDDSLFDVEAFRAELAGERSPVAPFKAALRDIQARLDERFRAGADIRDLVHGRAWCLDRLLAIAWEQHDWPDDGVALVAVGGYGRGELHPHSDIDLLLLLEQDDDTPYREPLTAFITFLWDIGLEIGHSVRSLADCEREAEADVTVITNLLETRTLAGPERLREAMQVRLATDRLWPADRFFEAKWQEQISRHYRYNNSEYHLEPNIKSSPGGLRDIQMIGWVAKRHFGTQRYEDLVAGGFMNDAELRILSQGQAFLWQVRYALHILTDRAEDRLLFDHQRTIAELFGFRDTPERLAVEQFMKRYYRHVTALAGLNDMLLQHFDEAILHAGQELPTVPLNERFEIKGSYIQARSRNVFRRRPSALLELFLLMAEHPEIEGVRADTIRLLRDHRHQIDDLYRDDLRHQSLFMALLRSGGNVARQLRRMNRYGLLGKYLPEFGQAVGLMQHDLFHIYTVDAHTLRLLKCIHGFRKPEAREEFPVAANLIHQLPKLELLWIAGLYHDIGKGRGGDHSILGARDAEAFCERHGLSSRDTRLVTWLVEHHLMMSMVAQKRDITDPDVIAEFARLVGDETRLDYLYVLTVADINATNPTLWNGWRASLMRQLLMETKRALRRGLENPLERDDWVQETRSEAHSLLATVGADMARVDRLWESLGEDYFLQYAPSEIVWQTQGILDHDDSQLPLILINAPVDDMAEGGTKVFIHTRSVDDLFAATAAAMDQLGLSIHDARIATSSNDWTLNTFIVLDDHGQAIRERDRIETIRRHLVEELDDPDDYPQIVTRHTPRQLKHFRVPTEVSIEQDPANERTLLELVAPDRPGLLARVGRIFMEQDIALSAAKIATLGERVEDVFFITDKAGAPLTDPGRQQQLRERLIEVLSVPG; this is encoded by the coding sequence ATGCTCCTGCACCACTACTGCTTCGTGCCCGATGACAGCCTCTTCGACGTCGAGGCCTTCCGGGCCGAGCTCGCCGGCGAGCGCTCTCCGGTCGCCCCCTTCAAGGCGGCACTGCGCGACATCCAGGCCCGCCTCGACGAGCGCTTCCGCGCCGGCGCGGACATCCGCGACCTGGTGCATGGCCGGGCCTGGTGCCTGGACCGCCTGCTGGCCATCGCCTGGGAACAGCACGACTGGCCCGACGACGGGGTGGCCCTGGTCGCCGTGGGCGGCTACGGCCGCGGCGAGCTGCACCCCCACTCCGACATCGACCTGCTGCTGCTGCTCGAGCAGGACGACGACACGCCCTATCGCGAGCCGCTGACGGCCTTCATCACCTTCCTGTGGGACATCGGCCTGGAGATCGGCCACAGCGTGCGATCGCTCGCCGACTGCGAGCGCGAGGCCGAGGCCGACGTGACGGTGATCACCAACCTGCTCGAGACCCGCACCCTGGCCGGCCCCGAGCGGCTGCGCGAGGCGATGCAGGTACGGCTCGCCACCGACCGGCTGTGGCCGGCGGACCGCTTCTTCGAGGCCAAGTGGCAGGAGCAGATCAGCCGCCACTACCGCTACAACAACTCCGAGTACCACCTCGAGCCCAACATCAAGAGCTCGCCCGGCGGGCTGCGCGACATCCAGATGATCGGCTGGGTGGCCAAGCGCCACTTCGGCACCCAGCGCTACGAGGACCTGGTCGCCGGCGGCTTCATGAACGATGCCGAACTGCGCATCCTCAGCCAGGGCCAGGCCTTCCTCTGGCAGGTCCGCTACGCCCTGCACATCCTCACCGACCGTGCCGAGGACCGCCTGCTGTTCGATCACCAGCGCACCATCGCCGAGCTGTTCGGCTTCCGCGACACCCCGGAGCGCCTGGCCGTCGAGCAGTTCATGAAGCGCTACTATCGCCATGTCACGGCGCTGGCCGGGCTCAACGACATGCTGCTGCAGCACTTCGACGAGGCCATCCTGCATGCCGGCCAGGAACTCCCCACGGTGCCGCTCAACGAGCGCTTCGAGATCAAGGGGAGCTACATCCAGGCCCGCTCGCGCAACGTCTTCCGCAGGCGCCCCTCGGCGCTCCTCGAGCTCTTCCTGTTGATGGCCGAGCACCCGGAGATCGAGGGGGTGCGCGCCGATACCATCCGCCTGCTCCGTGACCACCGCCACCAGATCGATGATCTCTACCGCGACGACCTCCGCCACCAGAGCCTGTTCATGGCGCTGCTGCGCTCCGGCGGCAACGTCGCCCGCCAGCTGCGGCGCATGAACCGCTATGGCTTGCTCGGCAAGTACCTGCCCGAGTTCGGCCAGGCCGTGGGGCTGATGCAGCACGACCTCTTCCACATCTACACCGTGGACGCCCACACCCTGCGCCTGCTCAAGTGCATCCACGGGTTCCGCAAGCCCGAGGCCCGCGAGGAGTTCCCGGTGGCTGCCAACCTGATCCACCAGCTGCCCAAGCTGGAACTGCTGTGGATCGCCGGGCTCTACCACGACATCGGCAAGGGCCGCGGTGGCGACCACTCGATCCTGGGCGCCCGGGACGCCGAGGCCTTCTGCGAGCGCCACGGGCTCTCCAGCCGCGACACCCGCCTGGTCACCTGGCTGGTGGAGCACCACCTGATGATGTCCATGGTGGCCCAGAAGCGCGACATCACCGACCCGGACGTGATCGCCGAGTTCGCCCGCCTGGTGGGCGACGAGACCCGGCTCGACTACCTCTACGTGCTGACGGTGGCCGACATCAACGCCACCAACCCGACCCTGTGGAACGGCTGGCGGGCCTCGCTGATGCGCCAGCTGCTCATGGAGACCAAGCGCGCCCTGCGCCGCGGCCTGGAGAACCCCCTGGAGCGCGACGACTGGGTGCAGGAGACCCGCAGCGAGGCCCACTCGCTGCTGGCCACGGTGGGCGCCGACATGGCGCGGGTCGACCGGCTCTGGGAGTCCCTGGGCGAGGACTACTTCCTGCAGTACGCGCCCAGCGAGATCGTCTGGCAGACCCAGGGCATCCTCGACCACGACGACAGCCAGCTGCCGCTGATCCTGATCAACGCCCCCGTCGACGACATGGCCGAGGGCGGCACCAAGGTGTTCATCCACACCCGCTCCGTGGACGACCTCTTCGCCGCCACCGCCGCCGCCATGGACCAGCTGGGGCTGTCGATCCACGATGCCCGTATCGCCACGTCCAGCAACGACTGGACGCTGAACACCTTCATCGTGCTGGACGATCACGGCCAGGCGATCCGCGAGCGCGATCGCATCGAGACGATCCGCCGCCACCTGGTGGAGGAGCTCGACGACCCGGACGACTACCCGCAGATCGTCACCCGGCACACCCCGCGCCAGCTCAAGCACTTCCGGGTGCCCACCGAGGTCAGCATCGAGCAGGACCCGGCCAACGAGCGCACCCTGCTCGAGCTCGTCGCCCCCGACCGCCCCGGCCTGCTGGCCCGGGTGGGGCGCATCTTCATGGAGCAGGACATCGCGCTGTCGGCGGCCAAGATCGCCACCCTCGGCGAACGCGTCGAGGACGTCTTCTTCATCACCGACAAGGCCGGCGCGCCGCTCACCGACCCCGGCCGCCAGCAGCAGCTGCGCGAGCGCCTCATCGAGGTGCTGTCCGTCCCGGGATGA
- the map gene encoding type I methionyl aminopeptidase, with product MNVPIKTPDEIEKMREAGRQAASVFEMIIPHVKAGVSTGELDRLCHDYIVDELGSTPAPLNYHGFPKSICTSINHVVCHGIPDDAKKLKKGDIMNIDITVKTADGYHGDSSMMFIIGETIQGERLCRVTQECLYRSIALVRPGVHLSELARAIQSHAEANGYSVVRDFCGHGIGAGFHEDPQILHYDGYAPEADIALEEGMCFTIEPMINVGNHQTKVLRDGWTAVTKDRSLTAQWEHTLLVTATGVEVLTARRDEDLSFLDR from the coding sequence ATGAACGTACCCATCAAGACGCCCGACGAGATCGAGAAGATGCGCGAGGCGGGTCGCCAGGCCGCCAGCGTGTTCGAGATGATCATCCCCCACGTGAAGGCCGGCGTGAGCACCGGCGAGCTGGACCGGCTCTGCCACGACTACATCGTCGACGAGCTGGGCTCCACCCCGGCGCCGCTCAACTACCACGGCTTCCCCAAGTCGATCTGCACCTCGATCAACCACGTGGTCTGCCACGGCATCCCGGATGACGCCAAGAAACTCAAGAAGGGCGACATCATGAACATCGACATCACCGTGAAGACCGCCGACGGCTATCACGGCGACTCGAGCATGATGTTCATCATCGGCGAGACCATCCAGGGCGAGCGCCTCTGTCGGGTCACCCAGGAGTGCCTTTACCGCAGCATCGCTCTGGTCCGTCCGGGCGTGCACCTCTCCGAGCTGGCCCGCGCCATCCAGTCCCACGCCGAGGCCAACGGCTACTCGGTGGTGCGCGACTTCTGCGGGCACGGCATCGGCGCCGGCTTCCACGAGGATCCCCAGATCCTGCACTACGACGGCTATGCCCCGGAGGCCGACATCGCCCTCGAGGAAGGCATGTGCTTCACCATCGAGCCGATGATCAACGTCGGCAACCACCAGACCAAGGTGCTGCGCGACGGCTGGACCGCCGTGACCAAGGACAGGAGTCTGACCGCCCAGTGGGAACACACCCTGCTGGTCACCGCCACGGGGGTGGAGGTGCTCACCGCCCGTCGCGACGAAGACCTCTCCTTCCTCGACCGCTGA
- the rpsB gene encoding 30S ribosomal protein S2 — protein sequence MAHVNMRDLLKAGAHFGHQTKYWNPKMSKYIFGARNKIHIINLEHTLPALNEAIDVVEKMAAANNKIMFVGTKRSASKIIKEEANRVGQPFVNHRWLGGMLTNYKTIRVSIKRLRDLETMHEDGTFEKLTKKEVLMATREQEKLERSVGGIKEMGGLPDALFVIDVDHERIAINEANKLGIPVIGVVDTNSDPDGVDYVIPGNDDSIRAIQIYVKAVADACARAKEGRPDEFVEVTEAEESQSDAAAE from the coding sequence ATGGCACACGTCAACATGCGTGACCTGCTGAAGGCAGGTGCTCACTTCGGTCACCAGACCAAGTACTGGAACCCGAAGATGTCCAAGTACATCTTCGGTGCCCGCAACAAGATCCACATCATCAACCTCGAGCACACCCTGCCGGCCCTCAACGAGGCCATCGATGTGGTCGAGAAGATGGCCGCGGCCAACAACAAGATCATGTTCGTCGGCACCAAGCGCAGCGCGAGCAAGATCATCAAGGAAGAGGCCAACCGCGTCGGCCAGCCGTTCGTCAACCACCGCTGGCTCGGCGGCATGCTGACCAACTACAAGACCATCCGCGTTTCCATCAAGCGCCTGCGCGACCTCGAGACCATGCACGAGGACGGCACCTTCGAGAAGCTGACCAAGAAGGAAGTGCTGATGGCGACCCGCGAGCAGGAGAAGCTCGAGCGGTCCGTGGGTGGTATCAAGGAAATGGGCGGCCTGCCCGATGCCCTGTTCGTGATCGACGTCGATCACGAGCGCATCGCCATCAACGAGGCGAACAAGCTGGGCATCCCGGTCATCGGCGTGGTGGATACCAACTCCGATCCCGATGGCGTCGATTACGTGATCCCGGGCAACGATGACTCCATCCGCGCCATCCAGATCTACGTCAAGGCCGTCGCCGACGCCTGCGCCCGTGCGAAGGAAGGTCGTCCCGACGAGTTCGTCGAGGTCACCGAAGCCGAAGAGAGCCAGAGCGACGCCGCCGCCGAGTGA